GCCGGACGAGGTAGAGATTGCGGATCGCGTCGAGGTTCTCCTCGGTGACGCGGCCGTTCACGAGCAGCGAGACGACCACCCAGAACGTGAGGGCCGCGAACAGGAGGTGCTGGAGCGAGCCGACGTGGAGCCGGCGCCTGCCGATCGCCACCTGGACGGCGAAGGCGGCCGCGAGGATCAGCTCGAAGGCGATGGGGACGGACAGGGGGCCGAGGCGCGGGAGATCGGCGAGGTGCGCCAGGCCCACGACGGCGTTCAGGATCAGCGCGTGAAGGCCGACCTCCGGGAAGAGGACCGTCGCCGCCGCGGCCGCGACGAGGGCCGCGCCGAGGAGGATCCCCGGCATCGAGAGCCTGAGGACGACCATCGCGAACAGGATCGTGAGGGTGGCCCCCGTGAGAATCAGCCCGGCGATCATCCGCCGCTTCGAGAGGCGCTCGCGCCCGGGGAACGCCAGCGCGAGGGTCTTCATCGCCCCCCCCCGGCCACGGCCACGTAGAGCGCCTCGTGCTCTCGCGCCATCCGGTCGCGTCCGAAGCGGAGCGTGAATCGCTCGCGCGACGCCGCGGACATGCGACGTCTCAGATCTCCGTCCGAGAGAATCCTCTCCGCGCGTGAGGCGAGGAGAATCGGATCGCGCGGGGGGACGACGTACCCCGTGATGCCTTCGTCGATCGTCTCGGGAACGGCGCCCACGCCGGTGGCGACCTGGGGAATCCCCGCGGCCATCGCCTCGATGAGAACGTTCGGCATCCCCTCCTCGATCGAGGCGAGGAGGAGGAGGTCGGCGCGTGCGAGCAGCGCGCGGGCGTCGTCGCGATGGCCGGCGAGGATGACCGAGCCTGCGAGCCCGAGCGCCCGGACGCGCCCCTCGAGGGACGGGCGCTCGGGCCCCGACCCCGCGATCACGAGCGCGGCGCCGGGGTGCGTGCGGCGAAGTCGCGAGAACGCCTCGAGGAGGTAGGGATGCCCCTTCTTGGCCGAGAGGGACGCGACGCACAGCAGGCGCGGCGACGCCTCCGCCGGCCATGGATCGGCGCCGGCCGGCTGGTCCGTCGCGGCGGGGACCTCGCCGATGCCGTTCGCGATGATCCTCGTCCGGGCGAGGGGGATGCGCTCCCGCGTGACGACGAGATCGCGCACCTGCCGCGAGTTGAACGTCACCGCGGCCGCGCCCCGATGAGCCCATCGGCTGAGGGCGAGATCGAGGGGGCGCCTCCTGAGGTCCAGGTTGCGGACCGAGGTGATGTACGGAACGCCGGCCCGGCGCGCCGCGGCGGCGCCGAAGAGATTCCCGTCGCGGAGAAAGGCGTGGACGACGCGCACCCTGTCCGCGCGCATTCGCGAGGCGACGGAGGCGACGGCCGAGAGCGTCGCGGGGCGAAACCATCCCCGGAGATGGAGGTCGACGATCGGGACGCGAAGCGGTGCGAGATGTCTCTTGAGGGCGTCATCAAGATGAAGGGCGCAGAGAGTGGGCGACCAGGCCCGGCGATCGAGCGCCGCGAGGAGCTCCATCACCTGCGTCTGCGTGCCACCGCGCGCGTTGAAGTCGCAGACGAGCAGGAGCGCGTCCGCCATCACTTGACGAAGTCCGCCCCGCCGCGGGCCCCGCTCCCCATAACTACTTCAATCTATAACGGATACCCACGCCGCGCAACGGGAGCGTCACACCTGTGGCACGCGGAGCCCGCCCGCCGACTCCACGGCGGAACGGCACTACAATGGCCCGGATGCGCGTCACGCTGGTCAACCGACTCGCCGCGATCCACCGCGGCGGGGGCGAAATCTACGACCTGAGCCTCGCTCGGGCCCTTCGCTCGGCGGGCGCGGAGCTCGAGATCATCACCGGGACGCCGGCCCTCTCGCCAACCCCAGCGCCCATCGAGGGGATTCCGACGCGCTACGCCCGGACGCCGTATCTCAGATCGACGGCCCACCGCCTCGGAAACGCCGGCTGGCGACTCCTGGATCTGGACCTTCGATGGTTCGAGCGGGCGGCGTTCCGCCTCATCCGGGCCGGCCTCCCCCGGCCGGACGTCGTTCACGTCACCGGGCTGGCCCGCCTGGCGCATCGCCTCGAGTCGGAGCTTTTCATCCCGTCGCTCGTCCTCTTCCCCGGCCCCCCCTCGCTCACCCACAGGGCGCTCATCGGCCGCTGCCGCCACGTGGCGGGTGTGGGCGCCGTCGC
This sequence is a window from Acidobacteriota bacterium. Protein-coding genes within it:
- a CDS encoding glycosyltransferase → MADALLLVCDFNARGGTQTQVMELLAALDRRAWSPTLCALHLDDALKRHLAPLRVPIVDLHLRGWFRPATLSAVASVASRMRADRVRVVHAFLRDGNLFGAAAARRAGVPYITSVRNLDLRRRPLDLALSRWAHRGAAAVTFNSRQVRDLVVTRERIPLARTRIIANGIGEVPAATDQPAGADPWPAEASPRLLCVASLSAKKGHPYLLEAFSRLRRTHPGAALVIAGSGPERPSLEGRVRALGLAGSVILAGHRDDARALLARADLLLLASIEEGMPNVLIEAMAAGIPQVATGVGAVPETIDEGITGYVVPPRDPILLASRAERILSDGDLRRRMSAASRERFTLRFGRDRMAREHEALYVAVAGGGR